A stretch of DNA from Juglans microcarpa x Juglans regia isolate MS1-56 chromosome 5D, Jm3101_v1.0, whole genome shotgun sequence:
CTACGATCATGTGAATTTAATACGTATATTCCAAGTAATAGGCTACTATGAGCTGTGTACAATTAGCGCgtaaactttttattttgtaataatacataactttcacaaaactcTTACTATAAGTAAGGAATCAATATTAATACATTGAGAGTACCACCATGCTAATATAttgtgaaatcactacttttttcaaaattttaagttgTGTCTAACAcacgaaatatttaattaaatagataaagtGTAAAATCAAGATCTAAACTCAGaacttctatttttaattatgagagatcaccacttgtcccaaaaagTTAAGTAGATAGAAAGGGTTTGATTTTAGAttagtaatgctatatatagtcgTAGATTGCACAAGTTGCGCtgaataatcatttttaaaaagagtcaggtccactattaaaaattaattattgttcttGTAGATCTCGTActtactcaattttttcaaatagattgtACAACATTTGTGCACTCCATAATTGCAATataatttctcttgattttaatatttatattttaatttctcttcAATTCCCCTGCAATATTGAGAAAATACACTCGCCTCCCTCCGTATCAGATTTGATTTCATATAGCTAAAAAGCTCTAAGCAGTTGATAAATTTCAGATGGTACAGCTACTTGCATTCATGCAACTATGCAAGTGCAGTTTGGATCGCTCGACCGTTGTcagataaatcattttctgcaTATAAGCGCTTCAACTTTtggatgaaaacaaaaattgcgCACATGgatcaacaaattaaaaaagtacgtATATCACCTAGCCTAATGGGATTATGGGGGCGTCTCTTGACTCGATATTCCCGCACACAGCACATCCTTTCTTGAATTCTTCCCACTAATTATtggctaaaaataaataaattccactttttagtattttataccgatagaaaatgtaaaatatagtaaaaattGAGACGAGgaaatataaaaaggaaaatatactTTGAGGGTTAAATCGAtcactatttataaataaattacatgaaGATGAgataaagtaaatattttgattattataaaagtcaaatcacttaatttcataattatgaaaataaaatcagaataataatcaaatcaagttttttatttgatttaatattatctcTAACATCTCCTAAATTCAAGGtggataattttgaaattttgaatttgagatTTAATTGTAGTTTTcatattgattgattgattgcgTATGAGATGATAAAAGTAGCAGTAGTGGTGATCAAGTTTCAAAAGTGACCGGCAATCAAAACATCATATCTGAAACTATGACCGACAATGGGCCAAGGCCAACATGGGGCTACCAATAGGCCAAAAGATTGAGTCAACAATAGGCtaaatataactaaaatataaccTTGGTCAACTATAAgaccaaaaataaaagttacAAAATGGGTTTGGAGTTTCAAACAATGCTCAGAAAAGACCAAAAAGAATAGTTGGGGTTAACAAAGAACCTAACAAAAAAAGCTTTACAACTAACAAAGATTCTTGGATGACATGAATTTGAGACAAGACATGGTTGAAGGGGTATGAAGATTTTGTGAGACGCAAATCTAGTAAAagagttttaaaagaaatagtttACAAAATGGAGCATGATGCTAGCTGAGAACTATGATACCATgattgaaaataagaaaatatagtagaaattgagattgaaaaaagagaatgagaggaAGACCTTGAATGCTACATCATTACTATATTCTCTATTGTGATTGAATACAAAGTATTAGTCCCTATTTATAGCAAAATTAAATGGAGATGAGATCAAGTAAATTATCTTAatcaatatgaaaataaaatctcttgATTTGATTATTATGGAAACCAAATCacttgatttaataattatggaaatcaaatctcttgatttgataattataaagAGCAGTGCTACATATACTTATAGTTttacttacacttttacttacaaaacttattttgttagttttcttttgagattcaaattttatgattttcaacatatcaataacagGTACGTGGATaggtaagttttttgtaagtttttcttaagtacatttagcattttccaattataaaaatcaagtttggaaaataattaatttaaattttttatttttatattatctctaatatacaaaaaaaaaaatcaaaatggttATTTCCAATTCCATTATAGTCAAGGGAAAGCCATGCATTTCTtgtatgaataattttataatagttaTTAAGGTTATATCTTTATTTCATGTTATTCTCTTAAACTAGGTATATTTCATTCttaaaatggaaaatgctagatgtatttaagaaaaacttacaaaaaacttatttctctatatgtcagttattaatatgcttaaaatcatgaaatttgaaattcaaaatctgaatttaaaagaaaaataacataatgaatcttataagtaaaattataagtaaaagtgtaagtacatgtagtattacttttttaaaatttatacatccatattttatatataagtagatgtaaaaagaaaaaaaaaaacatataacagATTCTAGAGAACGTTGCCTTCAAGTAATTGAGGTGCATGCATTTATTTCAACTTGGCATTCCTAATGTAAGTTAATTAGTGAGATACATTTATGATTCAACAAATAGAGTTCTTAAGAATTAATGACATtcgaaaaagaataaaattagcAAATACAACGTCATTATTCCGCATAAATTTCCAAAAGCACCCTTTTGTTTTTGGCTTAACAATAAGATTCACAATATATTGGGGAACAATTATAACTAGATGCACACTTGGCTGCCAGATTCTGATGTAAGCTGGCTCTTATGGTTCCCACGATGCCTTACTTTTCTGGCCACAACATGATGATTGTTCTCTACAGGAGAAATAATCGACTTTCTGGAGTTGACATGTAGAGGAGCCTGAACTATACTGTAATCTGCATTCACGACTGCCTCTGGATTCTCCTCTGGATCATTTGGGTTCATTCTCAGTACCCCAGTTCTCTCTTTTCTTACATTTTTGAAGTAGGATGTGTATGGTATATCGCCACTTTCCCAATTGCCAAATTTTGGGACGCGTGGGTGTGAGTATTGCTGCAGCAgccaaagtcattttttttttttttaagcaataatgatggtttttaacaaaattaatagtTCTACATCATAAGAAGGAAATGAAATCCAACTCGAACATTGAATCAAATCGGTTTACAAAAGTTCATGAAAACAAGAATTTTCACATCTTGTGAACAATCTGTCAACAGAAACAAAACTAGCTAGAAAGTAtagcaaattatatatatatatatatatatatatatatccaagttAGATCTCTAGATATCAATGGCTAATGATGAGAAGATTAACATGCACATATAAGAAGACCAATATCGATCGATACAAAGTACATGATGACTCACTGCCATTAACAATCTGTCTGGTTAATCTTGCAGTTTCTGACTTTTTGGACAAAAATCTGCTTTGACGAACATGAAGAACAAGGATTACTGTTCTCTCGAGACCATTAAGATCACTTGTGTTGACTCGAGGATATCCCGAGGATGATCTGGactttttttatacaaaagaaGCCGATGACTACAATGTTCCATAGCCCACTATAAAAACCATCTCAAACCGGCCATCACTATactattatattgtttttttagttCTAAAACTCACATATGCAAATTCTCCCTTGCATGATTGGATGGACTCGGCTTCTTGCCGTAGTCTCCGAAACATTCTCTTTCTTGTCTGTATTAATTCCCACTAAAACAAAATTGTTTGTAATTGGccttgatcatgatcattacatattgtattttatgtatcAGGATCATGgaatttaatacatatattcCTAGTAATAGGGCTACTGTGACTGTACAAGCGCgtaaactttttattttgtaataatataaaactttCACTAAACTCTTACTATAAGTAAGGAATCAATATTAATACATTGAGAGTACCACCATGCTTATATATTGTGAAATCGcaacttgtttcaaaattttaagttttgtctaatacatgaaatatttaattaaaaaagaaagtgtaAAGTCAATATCCAAACtcggcctcgtttgtttttgtagatagatgagatgagttgagatgagttgagattaaagttaaaagttgaataaaatattattagtttatttttcagGAAACttctaacttatctcatctcattttatctaatcattacaaccttcccaaattctcatacaaaataaaataaacaattcaattttttcatatcaaattttttatttgatttaatattatctcTAACATCTCCTAAACTCAAGGtagataattttgaaattttgaatttgagatTTAAGTGTAGTTTTCATATTCGTTGATTGATTGCCTATGAGATGATAAAAGTAGCAGTAGTGGTGATGAAGTGATAAAAGTGATCGGCAATCGAAACATCAGATCTAAAACTATGACCAATAATTGGCCAAGGCCGCCAACATAGGGCTAGCAATAGGCCGAAAGATTGAGCCAACAATAGAGTAAATATAACCTTGGTCAACTATAAgaccaaaaataaaagttcaaaaatgGGTTTGGGGTTCAAACAATGCTCAGAAAAGACCAAAAAGAATAGTGGGGGTTAACAAAGAACCTAACAAAAAAAACTTGACAACTAACAAAGATTTTTGGATGACATGAATTTGAGACAAGACATGGTTGAAGGGGTATGAAGATTTTGTGAGACGCAAATCTagtgaaaaagttttaaaagaaatagtttACAGAATGGAGCATGACTTTAGCTGAGAACTATGATACCATGATTGACAATAAGAAAATATAGTAGAAATTGATattgaaaaaagagaatgagaagaatGAAAGGACCTTGAATGCGACATCATTACTATATTCTCTATTGTGATTGAATACAAAGTATTAGTcactatttatagaaaaattaaatggaGATGAGATCAAGTAAATTATCTTAATTatcaatatgaaaataaaatctcttgatttgattattatggaaaccaaatctcttgatttgataattatggaaatcaaatctcttgatttgataattataaaaatcaagtttagaaaataattaatttaaattttttatttgatattatctctaacatacaaaaaaaaaatcaaaatggttATTACCAATTCCATTATAGTCAAGGGAAAACCATGCATTTCTtgtatgaataattttataatagttaTTAAGGATAtatctttatttcattttattctcttaaactAGGTATATCTCATTCTtgaaatggaaaatgctagatgtacttaagaaattttttttttaacttacaaaaaacttatttctctatatgtcagttattaatatgcttaaaatcatgaaatttaaaattcaaaatctgaatttaaaagaaaataatataatgaatcttataagtaaaattataagtaaaagtgtaaATACATGTagtactacttttttaaaatttatacatccatattttatatataagtagatgtaaaaagaaaaaaaaaaaaaacatataacagATTCTAGAGAACGTTTCCTTCAAGTAATTGAGGTGCATGCATTTATTCAATTTGGCATTCCTAATGTAAGTTAATTAGTGAGATACATTTATGATTCAACAAATAGAGTTCTTAAGAATTAATGACATtcgaaaaagaataaaattagcAAATACAACGTCATTATTCCGCATAAATTTCCAAAAGCACCCTTTTGTTTTTGGCTTAACAATAAGATTCACAATATATTGGGGAACAATTATAACTAGATGCATACTTGGTTGtttcttactttttctttttttttttccttaaatgtGGGGTActccatatatattttctttttcgaaaagaaaagaactgaaccgaatcaactaaactgataaatttaaaatatatatggaaggtataaattacttattttgtagttttgttcttaattattgaataacataaattagctttcttctctctctttcaggACGTATTTATGAAAATCCAGGCCCACTACTTTAATGAAAGTCATTAACTAAGGTTAGTAATAGCACATTACAACTCCTCTATAAATAGAACAGTAAGCTTGCACCTATACAATGCATCAAAACAGGTTCAAATTTGTAGCTGAGCATTAGTCTTTAATCCAAAAGAGATTAATGGAGAAGAAGACGAATCTAATGGCCTTtgggttgatgatgatgatgttgatccTAAGCGCAACTACTGCAAGAGCCGATCTATGCCAGGATGCATTGAAAGCTTTGATGCCTTGCATGGCGTTCTTGACGGGTTTTAGCCCACCGCCACCCAATGCTGGCTGCTGCCAAGGCGCACAAGATGTGCTAAATAAGGCTACGACCTCCGCAGATCGCAAGGCTCTGTGTGTCTGTTTCAAAAATGTTATAGGCCAGGGTGGTATTTTGCCTGATAGGGCTGAACAACTTCCCGACCTCTGCAAGGTCAAAACTCCGGTTCCGATTAGATCCGATGTGGATTGCAACAAGTAATTTATTTCTCTCCCTATCTCTGAGTTTATGCATGCCGTCTGTGTTTGAGCACGCATGTGCATTTCTAGCTACTTGTTTCATGCTTACGGTTTGACCAAAAAATAGTGATTCATCATGATGAGCTAGCTActacatataaattaatattgggTATGTTTTCATGtgaaactttctttttttttcttgatgaatCTTCTCAActaatatcctttttttttgtgatttgcaGATTATGAAGATTCCATAAGGAGCGGAGATAACATGAAATAAAGATTGGGGAACATGCATAGATAGAGCAATATATATAGCCAAATATTGGGTTGTAAACATTAATATATCGAAGGTCGACTCTTTTTGACTAccttatattataaatatgcaTGAAAAGATTAATTAAACGAATATAACGATTCCTAGTTTCTTTACAACGCTCTCTCGATCTGGCTAccttatattataaatataccTTATATTAGATGGagatgatgagataagataaatatattgatcattatgaaaattaaatctcttgatttgataattatgagaattaaatatcttgatttgataattatgaaaattgataataatgaaattcaactgaaaataattaaatcatgttTTTGATTTGACATTACCATATATTCTAGATAACGTTGCTGCTTTGGTATTGAACTTATACTGCTCATGGTTCAAGATGGaagttatatatttaaatatggaaggtagaaattatttattttgtagttttgttCTTAATTATTGAGTAACATAAATTagctttcttctttctctctcggGGCATATTTATGAAAACACTAGCCCACTACTTTAATGAAAGTCATGCAGACTGCAATAGTAATGCTTGTAGATGCGTAAAAATCTAAACATGCTTTTATCATTATTGATCAAAACCATTTTTGTTGATGAACGACGACAATTAAGttcagtga
This window harbors:
- the LOC121266165 gene encoding non-specific lipid-transfer protein 1-like; the encoded protein is MEKKTNLMAFGLMMMMLILSATTARADLCQDALKALMPCMAFLTGFSPPPPNAGCCQGAQDVLNKATTSADRKALCVCFKNVIGQGGILPDRAEQLPDLCKVKTPVPIRSDVDCNKL